The following proteins come from a genomic window of Gynuella sunshinyii YC6258:
- the ilvA gene encoding threonine ammonia-lyase IlvA, with amino-acid sequence MSITTSESLSESETLLPTLTDVLQAADRIHHVVSHTPLQRSEYLSRKYQADILLKREDQQVIRSFKLRGALNKMIQLTREQRANGVVCASAGNHSQGVAYSCSHLKIPATIYMPRNTPAQKVSQVRKHGGEWVRVVLVGENFDESYQQAIRFQQQNHAMFIHPFDDFDVISGQGTMALEILEDSRSSIDYLFSPIGGGGLVSGLLTVFKASSPHTRVVGVEPENAAAMNASLKAGHNLQLNDIDPFVDGAATLKAGELGFRICQQNLDHIMTVHESEACKALIELYQEQAIVAELAGSLSIAALEKVRDEIRGKTVVCILSGSNNDFYRFVEIKERAHRLE; translated from the coding sequence ATGAGCATAACAACGTCAGAATCCTTATCGGAGAGTGAAACCCTTTTACCCACATTAACCGACGTCCTCCAGGCCGCAGACCGGATTCATCATGTGGTTAGTCACACACCACTGCAGCGCAGTGAATACCTGAGCCGGAAATATCAGGCAGACATCCTCTTGAAGCGTGAGGACCAACAGGTGATACGATCATTCAAACTGCGTGGTGCGCTCAACAAAATGATTCAACTGACCCGTGAACAGCGGGCTAACGGAGTTGTTTGTGCCAGTGCCGGAAATCATTCTCAGGGCGTGGCTTACAGTTGTTCTCACCTTAAGATTCCAGCAACGATATATATGCCGCGGAACACTCCGGCGCAAAAAGTCTCCCAAGTCAGAAAACATGGTGGCGAGTGGGTTCGGGTGGTATTGGTGGGCGAAAACTTTGACGAATCTTATCAACAGGCGATACGCTTTCAACAACAAAACCATGCCATGTTTATACACCCTTTTGATGATTTTGATGTGATCAGTGGTCAGGGAACAATGGCGTTGGAGATACTGGAAGACAGTCGAAGCTCGATTGACTATCTGTTTTCTCCAATTGGTGGGGGTGGACTTGTGTCCGGTCTGCTGACGGTTTTCAAAGCCTCTTCCCCTCATACCAGAGTCGTGGGTGTGGAACCGGAAAATGCCGCCGCCATGAATGCCTCACTGAAAGCCGGCCATAATCTTCAGTTGAATGATATTGACCCGTTTGTCGATGGTGCGGCAACCCTGAAAGCCGGTGAGTTAGGGTTTAGAATCTGTCAACAAAATCTCGATCACATCATGACTGTTCATGAGAGTGAAGCCTGTAAAGCATTGATTGAACTTTATCAGGAACAGGCGATTGTGGCGGAGCTTGCCGGATCACTGAGTATCGCTGCACTGGAAAAGGTTAGAGACGAAATTCGTGGTAAAACCGTCGTGTGCATTCTGAGTGGCAGTAATAATGATTTCTATCGTTTTGTGGAAATTAAGGAACGTGCTCATAGACTTGAGTAA
- the nagB gene encoding glucosamine-6-phosphate deaminase, whose protein sequence is MRIVILNNSDDVAAYGAQLIIRQIQTKPDSVLGLATGSSPMKLYDKLVEAVAAGDVSLSQCVSFNLDEYVGLAPDHDQSYRSFMQKHLFERVDIRIENTHVPDGLALDPEDMCAQYEQAIRDHHGIDFQLLGIGANGHIGFNEPSSSLRSRTRIKTLTMQTVEDNARFFRADEFQPELAITMGIETIMESRQIMLLATGEHKAAAVKAMIEGPVSASCPASILQFHPKATIVLDTAAAGQLENTQFYQRVEQEAQKFEAK, encoded by the coding sequence ATGCGTATAGTAATATTAAATAATAGTGATGATGTCGCCGCTTATGGTGCCCAACTGATCATTCGTCAGATCCAGACCAAGCCTGATTCTGTACTGGGATTGGCCACAGGGTCATCTCCCATGAAACTGTATGACAAGTTGGTGGAAGCTGTGGCTGCAGGTGATGTTTCGTTGTCCCAATGCGTTAGCTTTAACCTCGATGAATATGTTGGGCTGGCACCCGATCACGATCAGAGTTATCGCAGTTTCATGCAGAAACACCTGTTTGAGCGGGTGGATATTCGTATCGAAAATACACATGTTCCCGATGGCCTGGCGTTGGATCCAGAAGACATGTGTGCTCAATACGAGCAGGCTATTCGTGACCATCATGGAATTGATTTTCAATTGCTGGGTATTGGCGCCAATGGTCATATTGGTTTCAATGAGCCCAGTTCCAGTCTCCGTTCCAGAACCCGTATCAAAACGCTTACCATGCAAACGGTAGAAGATAATGCCCGGTTTTTTCGTGCGGACGAATTTCAGCCGGAACTGGCGATTACCATGGGCATCGAAACGATCATGGAGTCGCGCCAGATTATGTTATTGGCCACCGGTGAACATAAAGCGGCTGCAGTGAAGGCAATGATCGAAGGACCGGTGAGTGCATCCTGCCCTGCATCCATATTACAGTTTCATCCGAAAGCCACTATTGTGCTCGATACTGCGGCGGCCGGACAGCTGGAAAATACACAGTTTTATCAGCGGGTGGAACAGGAAGCGCAAAAATTTGAAGCAAAATGA
- the nagA gene encoding N-acetylglucosamine-6-phosphate deacetylase — MHVVSAPRIFTGETFLADQAVIIESGKIKQLCPVSQVPAGIPHHVLREGFICAGLIDLQVNGGGGLLFNEHTDSEALLQIADAHRQFGTTSILPTLISDTPQVVENGIRAVKKAHQQNPGQILGIHIEGPFFNAARRGIHDSRFIRGTTAEDLEILATAGPAVHLMTLAPEQVDMEFIHNLRQIGYHVWGGHSEANYQQVQAAIKAGLTGFTHLYNAMSQQSAREPGMLGTALAADQCWAGIIADGFHVHKNSIEVALRCKPKGKLLLVSDAMSTIGTDKKQFMLNGQLIQEKCGVLVNQQGTLAGSAITLIDAVHYLVENLNMELEEALRMASVYPAEAVSLGHVLGRIKTGYIANLIHIEKQSVLHSWIDGKLLEHRTGEAVCV, encoded by the coding sequence ATGCATGTCGTATCTGCGCCGCGTATTTTTACCGGTGAAACATTTCTGGCGGATCAGGCCGTGATCATTGAATCCGGCAAAATTAAACAGCTCTGTCCCGTAAGCCAGGTACCTGCCGGTATTCCTCATCATGTGCTTCGTGAAGGTTTCATTTGTGCCGGTCTGATTGATCTGCAGGTGAATGGTGGCGGTGGCCTTCTGTTTAACGAGCATACAGACAGTGAGGCGTTATTGCAGATTGCTGATGCTCACCGGCAGTTTGGTACAACCTCAATTCTGCCGACATTGATCAGTGATACCCCTCAGGTTGTGGAAAACGGTATCCGGGCCGTGAAGAAAGCACATCAACAGAATCCTGGTCAGATACTGGGCATTCATATCGAAGGGCCGTTTTTTAATGCTGCCCGGAGAGGCATTCATGACTCCCGTTTTATTCGCGGCACCACCGCCGAAGATCTGGAGATTCTGGCGACCGCCGGGCCGGCTGTTCACCTGATGACACTGGCGCCGGAACAGGTTGATATGGAATTTATCCATAATCTTCGGCAAATAGGATACCACGTCTGGGGAGGTCACAGTGAGGCCAACTATCAACAGGTTCAGGCTGCCATAAAGGCTGGTCTGACTGGTTTTACTCACTTGTACAATGCGATGTCACAGCAAAGTGCGCGTGAGCCGGGCATGCTTGGCACAGCGTTGGCCGCCGATCAGTGCTGGGCGGGAATTATCGCTGATGGTTTCCATGTTCATAAAAACAGTATTGAAGTGGCCCTGCGGTGTAAACCAAAAGGAAAACTGCTGCTGGTATCAGACGCCATGAGCACAATCGGTACTGATAAAAAACAGTTCATGCTGAACGGACAATTAATACAAGAAAAATGCGGCGTACTGGTCAATCAGCAGGGTACGCTGGCTGGTTCTGCGATTACTTTAATTGATGCCGTCCATTACCTCGTTGAAAACCTCAATATGGAACTGGAAGAAGCTCTGCGAATGGCATCCGTGTATCCCGCAGAAGCAGTCTCACTGGGTCATGTATTAGGCCGGATCAAGACTGGCTATATCGCAAATTTGATACATATCGAAAAGCAATCGGTACTCCATTCCTGGATAGACGGAAAATTGCTGGAGCACCGTACCGGAGAAGCAGTATGCGTATAG
- a CDS encoding GntR family transcriptional regulator, giving the protein MSVAAKDQHKLIEFLKPNPNHSGSLYVQLTRALTLAIAEGLLKEGDFLMPQRDLAAALGVSRVTLRKAIDNLEQQGLLEQRQGAGTIIKANKTPPIQKNLAVLNSFTDDMHARGMKPSSLWVNREHVAPSPKEALALNLSFGEKIFRLTRVRNANDVPIAFELAATPAGLMESLDSIDESLYQALERYQARPVRALQSIAAQNCDSQVASFLQISPGDAVLYIERKAFDHNNRPVEFTRCYFRGDLYDLVTELKLEV; this is encoded by the coding sequence ATGAGTGTGGCGGCCAAAGACCAGCACAAACTGATTGAGTTCTTAAAGCCCAATCCCAATCATTCCGGTTCTTTGTACGTACAACTGACCCGGGCATTGACGTTGGCCATTGCTGAAGGATTGTTGAAGGAAGGAGATTTTCTGATGCCGCAGCGTGATCTCGCGGCGGCTTTGGGGGTTTCCAGAGTGACCCTGCGTAAAGCCATCGATAACCTTGAACAGCAAGGGCTGCTGGAGCAGCGTCAGGGAGCAGGTACCATCATCAAGGCCAATAAAACGCCGCCGATTCAGAAAAACCTGGCAGTCCTGAACAGCTTTACCGATGACATGCATGCACGGGGTATGAAACCCAGTTCTTTGTGGGTAAACCGTGAACATGTTGCACCGTCGCCCAAAGAAGCTCTGGCACTCAATTTGTCTTTTGGAGAAAAAATATTCCGTTTGACCCGGGTACGAAACGCCAACGATGTACCTATTGCTTTTGAGCTGGCTGCCACGCCGGCAGGGTTGATGGAGAGTCTCGACAGTATCGACGAATCGTTATATCAGGCACTCGAAAGATACCAGGCCCGGCCGGTTCGGGCACTGCAAAGTATTGCTGCCCAGAACTGCGACTCCCAGGTCGCGAGCTTTCTGCAAATATCACCCGGCGATGCCGTTCTCTACATAGAACGAAAGGCTTTTGATCACAACAATCGACCGGTTGAATTTACCCGTTGCTATTTTCGCGGTGATTTATATGACCTGGTTACTGAATTAAAACTGGAAGTCTGA
- a CDS encoding BadF/BadG/BcrA/BcrD ATPase family protein: MTVTLEPLFLGIDGGGTHCRVRLTDHSGAIIGNGLAGSANVYSNPYGTLESIMQAVDQALEQAGLDCQAMPRIYAGIGLAGGAMPAAVDFLQQWQHPFAKARFVSDSHIACLGAHAGADGSILIIGTGISGWSIVEGRTRSWSGWGFPFADTGSGAWLGLRLYQLTIDALDGIIPHTEMTLAMAADYQHRAENMVQAFQQASPAQMAELAVRVVEHAALEDRHALTIVAEQQKIIRSLLTSMHTFNHQPIALLGGLSEFVSSHLTEEFKQLLTGTAGDPLSGALLLASEGVTI, from the coding sequence ATGACGGTAACTCTTGAACCTCTGTTCCTGGGTATCGATGGCGGCGGCACGCATTGCCGTGTGCGCCTGACAGACCACTCCGGGGCCATTATTGGTAACGGATTGGCAGGCAGTGCCAATGTTTACTCCAATCCTTATGGAACTCTTGAATCTATCATGCAGGCGGTTGATCAGGCTTTAGAGCAGGCTGGTCTGGACTGCCAGGCAATGCCGCGGATTTATGCCGGTATCGGGCTGGCCGGTGGGGCCATGCCGGCGGCTGTCGATTTTCTACAGCAGTGGCAACATCCGTTTGCCAAAGCCCGATTTGTCAGCGATTCCCACATTGCCTGTCTGGGAGCCCATGCAGGTGCCGATGGCAGTATTCTGATCATCGGGACAGGTATCAGTGGCTGGTCCATTGTCGAGGGCCGAACCCGTTCCTGGAGCGGTTGGGGATTTCCATTTGCTGATACCGGTAGTGGTGCCTGGCTGGGTTTACGACTGTATCAGCTGACCATAGATGCCCTGGACGGCATTATTCCTCATACGGAGATGACGCTTGCTATGGCTGCGGATTATCAGCATCGGGCGGAGAACATGGTACAGGCTTTTCAACAGGCGTCACCGGCGCAAATGGCCGAACTGGCCGTCCGAGTGGTGGAGCACGCTGCACTGGAGGACCGGCATGCACTGACAATCGTGGCGGAACAGCAGAAGATTATTCGTTCGTTGCTAACCTCCATGCACACGTTTAATCACCAACCCATTGCCTTGCTGGGAGGGTTGTCGGAGTTTGTCAGTAGTCATTTGACCGAGGAGTTTAAGCAACTTCTGACTGGAACGGCGGGCGATCCCTTAAGTGGTGCGCTGTTGTTGGCCAGCGAGGGGGTGACCATATGA
- a CDS encoding DUF2218 domain-containing protein, translating into MFITSATVPTPSASLYIKKLCKHFAHRIEVSFDEEHGECKLPIGPVTLQAKPDALHVQIQVQQQSDLEKAKDIIESHFVRFAHKENIQKMDWVDQ; encoded by the coding sequence ATGTTCATCACAAGCGCAACGGTCCCTACCCCATCTGCCAGCCTGTATATCAAAAAGCTGTGTAAGCATTTTGCCCATCGTATTGAAGTTTCTTTTGATGAAGAGCACGGTGAATGCAAGTTGCCGATCGGACCGGTCACACTGCAGGCAAAACCGGATGCCTTGCATGTGCAGATTCAGGTGCAGCAGCAAAGTGATCTGGAAAAAGCCAAAGACATCATCGAAAGCCATTTTGTCCGTTTTGCCCACAAGGAAAACATCCAGAAAATGGATTGGGTGGATCAGTAA
- a CDS encoding jacalin-like lectin: MNPFFNRYSVSLICALGVGHSQAASGEFSTLTYNVAGLPQIISSAESNRLEATEQISCYVNAFDIVNVQEDFNYHAALYDTCNDHPYRSPTSGGAGIGSGLNTMSRFSYEDWDRVRWNDCSGVDCLTPKGFTLARTQLQNGVFVDIYNLHTQAQTEPNDLAARRANLLQLVSYIELHSAGNAVIIMGDTNTRYTRSGDNIRELLNRGFSDAWLQLVHTDDIPASGTDALVCNPAVTDANCEIVDKVLYRDNGYLQLQPYAYGVREDALTNNGLELSDHRPVEAGWTYKTNDQWRFSERIGGAYGMEFNDYALLPQQPVVRKITLRAGRRLDQIQTSLASGYVMTHGGEGGTASDLTLANGEYLKSATFCVGQYSNHSRVFYASLSSSQNRTLSAGSHTDDCTTFTAPEGWNIVGFHGRSGDEIDKLGVIYAPLRSSSAKVSFQTLVNAASGQCLDVTNGNMSEGNNVGLWYCSGEAWQQWNYDPHSGLIRSLQNTEYCLDNSGSFADGTNLTIATCRGNANQQFDVSSSGAISMRTMPGLVIEANGSQATMRTLTNSNQQSWQ, encoded by the coding sequence ATGAACCCGTTTTTTAATCGTTATTCTGTGTCCCTGATATGTGCCCTCGGTGTAGGTCACAGCCAGGCCGCCAGCGGAGAATTCTCGACCCTGACCTACAATGTTGCAGGCTTGCCGCAAATTATCTCCAGCGCGGAATCAAACCGCCTGGAAGCAACGGAGCAAATCAGCTGCTATGTCAATGCGTTCGACATCGTTAATGTGCAGGAAGATTTTAATTATCATGCGGCCTTATATGATACCTGCAATGATCACCCTTACCGGTCACCCACCTCCGGTGGTGCAGGCATCGGCAGCGGGTTGAATACCATGAGCCGCTTTTCCTATGAAGACTGGGATCGGGTCAGATGGAACGACTGTTCAGGTGTGGATTGTCTGACTCCGAAGGGATTCACTCTGGCCAGAACACAACTTCAGAACGGTGTGTTTGTCGATATCTATAACCTTCATACCCAGGCCCAGACCGAACCCAATGATCTTGCCGCCCGTCGTGCCAACCTGTTGCAGCTGGTCAGTTATATTGAGCTTCATTCTGCCGGCAATGCGGTGATTATCATGGGTGATACCAATACCCGTTACACTCGCAGCGGCGACAATATCCGGGAACTTCTGAACCGTGGTTTCAGTGATGCCTGGCTACAGCTGGTACATACTGATGATATTCCTGCCTCCGGTACAGATGCCCTGGTGTGTAATCCAGCGGTCACCGATGCCAACTGTGAAATCGTCGATAAGGTCCTTTATCGGGATAACGGTTATCTGCAGTTGCAGCCTTATGCGTATGGAGTTCGGGAAGATGCCCTGACCAATAACGGCCTGGAGCTGTCTGACCACCGCCCGGTTGAAGCTGGGTGGACCTACAAAACCAACGATCAATGGCGCTTCAGTGAACGCATCGGCGGCGCATATGGAATGGAATTCAATGACTATGCCTTGTTACCACAGCAACCTGTTGTCCGGAAAATCACCCTGCGGGCCGGGCGCCGGCTCGACCAGATTCAAACCAGTCTGGCATCCGGTTACGTCATGACCCACGGCGGCGAGGGTGGCACTGCATCCGATCTGACGCTTGCAAATGGCGAGTATCTGAAGTCGGCCACGTTCTGTGTCGGTCAGTACAGTAACCATAGCCGTGTTTTTTATGCCAGCCTGAGCAGCAGCCAGAACCGCACCCTCAGCGCCGGTTCCCATACCGATGACTGTACTACATTCACGGCCCCGGAAGGCTGGAATATTGTTGGCTTTCATGGCCGCAGCGGTGATGAAATCGACAAGCTCGGTGTTATCTACGCACCGCTCAGGTCTTCATCAGCGAAGGTCAGTTTTCAGACCCTGGTCAACGCGGCTTCCGGTCAGTGTCTCGATGTCACCAACGGCAATATGTCGGAAGGTAATAACGTTGGACTGTGGTACTGCTCCGGGGAAGCCTGGCAACAATGGAACTATGATCCCCACAGTGGCCTGATCCGCAGTCTTCAGAATACTGAATATTGTCTTGATAATTCCGGGTCGTTCGCCGATGGTACCAACCTGACGATTGCCACATGCCGGGGCAACGCCAATCAGCAATTTGATGTCAGTAGCTCTGGCGCAATTTCCATGCGTACCATGCCTGGGCTCGTCATCGAAGCGAATGGCAGCCAGGCCACCATGAGAACATTAACCAACAGCAACCAACAGTCCTGGCAATGA
- a CDS encoding GFA family protein: MIRKVGNTDIKPVHRATCHCGAVEMQITLPNGIVNPRRCNCSICRRKGAIMATTTEADIHITKGHEVLKLYQFNTHTARHYFCSVCGIYTHHQRRSNPQEYGFNVACLEDVDPFELGEVPLGDGVNHPADRN; the protein is encoded by the coding sequence ATGATCCGAAAAGTAGGCAATACCGACATAAAACCTGTTCATCGGGCCACCTGTCATTGTGGCGCAGTAGAAATGCAAATCACGCTGCCCAACGGGATTGTGAATCCACGCCGTTGCAATTGTTCCATATGCCGGCGAAAAGGCGCCATTATGGCCACCACGACCGAGGCCGATATTCATATCACCAAAGGCCATGAGGTACTGAAGCTTTATCAATTCAACACCCACACAGCCAGACATTATTTCTGCTCGGTATGTGGCATCTATACGCACCATCAGCGACGCTCCAATCCTCAGGAATACGGATTTAACGTTGCCTGCCTGGAAGATGTTGATCCGTTTGAACTGGGGGAAGTCCCTCTGGGTGACGGGGTCAACCATCCTGCAGACCGAAACTGA
- a CDS encoding GFA family protein yields the protein MSDTHHWMPLEGGCDCQHIRYRIEDRPLFVHCCHCRWCQRETGSAFALNAMIESHKVNVLAGRPDLIDTPTQSGLGQQIARCPHCRIAVWSYYGGAGELISFVRVGTLDNPDQLPPDIHIFTESRQPWLSLSGDTPIVEQYYKREQFWPPDSLQRFQQLLPEIEAYRTSRK from the coding sequence ATGAGCGATACCCACCATTGGATGCCACTGGAAGGCGGTTGCGATTGTCAACACATCCGTTATCGCATCGAAGACCGACCATTGTTTGTGCACTGCTGTCATTGTCGCTGGTGTCAGCGCGAAACCGGCAGCGCATTTGCACTAAATGCGATGATCGAAAGCCATAAGGTCAACGTACTCGCCGGCCGCCCGGATCTGATAGACACCCCAACCCAAAGCGGCCTGGGACAGCAGATTGCCCGTTGTCCGCACTGCCGTATTGCGGTGTGGAGTTATTATGGTGGTGCCGGGGAACTGATTTCGTTCGTCCGTGTAGGCACTCTTGATAATCCGGACCAATTGCCTCCGGACATCCATATATTCACCGAGTCCAGGCAGCCATGGCTCTCATTGAGCGGTGATACACCGATCGTGGAGCAGTACTACAAACGGGAACAGTTCTGGCCGCCCGACAGCCTTCAGCGTTTTCAGCAGCTGCTGCCTGAGATAGAAGCTTACCGGACCTCACGAAAGTAA
- a CDS encoding rhamnogalacturonan lyase B N-terminal domain-containing protein, whose translation MKRARVLGITVAFLPTLALADFGLSSSTDFYTVDTGAGLTFKVRRTDNGVSTQSAGDIASLKYYGVEYQNQSRGSQVNSGFDWLYSNTSSVSVNATTVNNQFIKVTVNAGNLTHYYMARRGYPHIYMGTYFTTEPNVHGHVRYILRLSSSLLPNGPEHSDLRGTVSTVEASDIFAMGNGETRSKHYSNMRLKDWQYIGATGGNVGMWVVRGNQEGGSGGPFYRSLLNQTTDNDQELTYIVNYAEAQTEAFRTGILNNYTFVVTNGSQPNANIDTSWFSQMGLNGYVPSYSRGVVAAVGINGRDSRYDYTVGFANSRAQYWADTNESTGFFKSADMLPGTYTMTIYKNELAVYSQNVNVSAGESTLLHTINITDDPSYASAIWRIGDWDGSPQEFYNGDKLTIMHPSDTRIYNWDPGNFIVGTHDDSHFPAYFWKDVNNNHIIYFKLSPEELSRAHTIRVGLTCAFSGGRPRLYVNDWTSPVMSPSDQPKTRTLTVGTYRCNNVTYSYDVPASAWQQSSGNWNRLVMEVISGSGGSGYLSPAISVDTVELLD comes from the coding sequence ATGAAAAGAGCGCGTGTGCTAGGTATCACCGTTGCCTTTCTGCCAACACTTGCATTAGCAGATTTTGGTTTGAGCAGCAGTACAGATTTTTATACCGTAGATACGGGTGCCGGGCTTACTTTTAAGGTACGACGAACGGACAATGGTGTGAGTACTCAGTCCGCCGGAGATATTGCCTCGTTAAAATATTACGGCGTGGAATATCAGAATCAGTCACGTGGTTCACAGGTTAATTCAGGATTCGACTGGTTGTATTCGAATACCTCTTCGGTTTCGGTGAATGCCACAACCGTTAACAATCAGTTTATCAAGGTGACGGTCAATGCCGGTAACCTGACTCACTATTATATGGCCCGCAGAGGTTATCCTCATATCTATATGGGCACTTACTTCACCACTGAACCAAATGTACATGGACATGTCCGCTACATTCTGCGGTTAAGTTCCAGCCTGCTGCCTAATGGTCCGGAGCATTCTGATTTGCGCGGTACGGTCTCCACCGTCGAGGCGTCTGATATTTTTGCCATGGGCAATGGTGAGACCCGCTCCAAGCATTATTCCAACATGCGCCTGAAAGACTGGCAGTATATTGGCGCAACCGGTGGTAACGTTGGCATGTGGGTGGTCCGTGGCAATCAGGAAGGAGGTTCAGGCGGACCGTTTTATCGTAGTCTGCTGAATCAGACGACGGATAACGATCAGGAATTGACCTATATCGTTAATTACGCAGAAGCACAGACGGAAGCATTCCGTACCGGCATTTTGAATAACTATACCTTTGTGGTCACCAACGGCTCTCAGCCTAATGCCAACATTGATACCTCCTGGTTTTCCCAAATGGGTCTGAACGGTTATGTGCCATCCTACTCACGTGGCGTGGTTGCAGCTGTTGGCATCAATGGTCGTGACAGTCGTTATGATTATACTGTGGGATTTGCCAACAGCAGAGCTCAGTACTGGGCGGACACCAATGAAAGCACGGGCTTTTTCAAAAGTGCAGATATGCTGCCTGGTACCTACACCATGACCATCTACAAGAACGAGTTGGCGGTCTACAGTCAGAATGTGAACGTGTCCGCAGGTGAATCGACGCTGTTGCATACGATTAATATCACGGATGATCCAAGTTATGCGTCAGCTATCTGGAGAATCGGCGACTGGGATGGCTCACCTCAGGAGTTCTACAATGGCGATAAACTCACCATTATGCATCCCTCAGATACCCGTATTTATAATTGGGATCCGGGTAACTTTATCGTCGGAACCCATGACGACTCGCACTTTCCGGCTTATTTCTGGAAAGACGTAAACAATAACCACATTATTTATTTCAAACTGAGTCCGGAAGAATTGTCCAGAGCGCATACCATTCGGGTTGGCTTAACCTGTGCGTTTTCCGGCGGCCGGCCAAGGCTATACGTCAATGATTGGACTTCACCAGTCATGAGCCCGTCAGATCAGCCCAAAACCCGCACACTGACCGTGGGTACCTACCGTTGTAACAACGTGACTTACTCATATGATGTGCCAGCAAGTGCCTGGCAGCAGAGTTCAGGAAACTGGAACCGGTTGGTGATGGAAGTGATCAGTGGCTCCGGTGGATCAGGGTATCTGTCACCCGCCATCAGTGTGGATACGGTCGAGCTGCTCGACTGA